The following proteins are co-located in the Triticum aestivum cultivar Chinese Spring chromosome 1A, IWGSC CS RefSeq v2.1, whole genome shotgun sequence genome:
- the LOC123067194 gene encoding uncharacterized protein, protein MSKKGGKKAAAGGGELSLFLQPHLQTITDTLQMMSEAAAGGLERTEWSEVVALGDVVSRQATVAGMVWSGDLPGVETLKENIAAYFNVLQGFLLACHGSTVGAGPTLHKYITSSAKGVVDASFSLFKLAVSAYESGSPDRKTIIPPVTGTVWEACLALKKVPATNCIAIGRAMTQICVCLKDILREMKELPVGDSDDTKAGKSSNGDVAMSFSDKDESFSDLEEDEGFTAEEIAISKLIIAVTADSLDAVKETIRFITSLLKSSGNQRGAAEDKVESMENLLSHCRDVADQVNELGASVYAQDPSEMKSAIKRLNVSITGMCQEMAGLGGSPKNAYAAFSGFQKSLKALEEEIGEDVVDEMKNLTISPS, encoded by the exons ATGTCGAAGAAAGGAGGCAAAAAGGCCGCGGCAGGAGGCGGCGAGCTGTCCCTCTTCCTGCAGCCGCACCTCCAGACCATCACGGACACCCTCCAG ATGATGTCGGAGGCGGCTGCCGGGGGACTGGAGCGGACGGAGTGGTCGGAGGTCGTCGCGCTCGGCGATGTGGTGTCCAGGCAGGCCACCGTCG CTGGGATGGTCTGGAGCGGAGACTTGCCTGGTGTGGAGACGCTCAAGGAGAACATTGCTGCGTATTTCAACGTCCTGCAGGGTTTCCTTTTGGCTTGCCATGGAAGCACGGTTGGTGCCGGTCCTACGCTTCACAAGTATATCACTAGTTCTGCAAAGGGCGTGGTGGATGCCAGCTTCTCGTTGTTCAAGCTAGCCGTTTCTGCCTATG AATCTGGCAGTCCTGACCGGAAAACAATCATACCTCCAGTGACAGGAACTGTATGGGAAGCttgtcttgctcttaagaaggtgCCTGCAACCAACTGTATCGCCATAGGGCGAGCTATGACGCAGATATGTGTATGTCTGAAGGATATCCTGCGTGAGATGAAAGAACTCCCAGTTGGTGATTCTGATGATACCAAAGCTGGAAAATCTTCCAATGGAGATGTCGCCATGAGCTTTTCAGATAAGGATGAATCGTTCTCTGATCTTGAGGAAGATGAAGGCTTCACTGCGGAGGAGATAGCCATCTCCAAGTTGATTATTGCTGTTACAGCAGATTCGCTTGATGCGGTGAAAGAAACAATCCGTTTCATCACAAGTTTGCTCAAGAGCTCTGGCAACCAAAGGGGTGCTGCTGAGGACAAGGTGGAGTCCATGGAGAATTTGCTGAGCCACTGCAGGGACGTTGCTGACCAGGTTAATGAGCTTGGGGCCTCCGTGTATGCACAAGACCCGTCTGAAATGAAGTCCGCCATAAAAAGACTGAACGTTAGCATCACAGGGATGTGCCAGGAAATGGCGGGCCTCGGTGGCTCGCCCAAGAACGCCTATGCAGCCTTCAGTGGATTTCAGAAGTCGTTGAAAGCTCTTGAGGAAGAGATAGGTGAGGATGTCGTTGACGAAATGAAAAATCTTACCATCAGCCCGTCCTGA
- the LOC123180893 gene encoding uncharacterized protein — MGSQLLPAAAAKAPSTPSTTTTSTTTAANGSTTTTTKTTSTSTSADGTPTITTTSTTTTTTTTTTVTAAAAATTTISSLSEDDLREIFLRLPNLRALIRAALTCRAWLGAVRASRPFRRLFRALHPAPLLGLFIPIDGSANPSFAPLRRRSDPDVTAALRGGDFFLTSLPLEADPSKGWSLMDCRDGYLLLWNMLSLAAVNPLTWAVDIIPMPGDDVQAGSRRHFSFLGFHLLCSDEHPSSFRVVCVCSDPQRIRAAVFSSETWDWVVHPWVHVGGNRSLKFNAGTLANGSIYWPVDGEPRTIRINTATMDVSSVDLPSQVKVHGFSFSAGDTKDGQLCIVYESDFFLHVWIRGVDGDGIEVWVPDTVIDLSAEIDRVTHGFALDLHGDLKVMEVRSGYIYLSTTCLTPAGTLHCWFFSLSLETLVLELLVSGKFDGCAHLYSMAWPPSLVGDDGTHEIEGFN, encoded by the coding sequence ATGGGGAGTCAActgctgccggcggcggcggcgaaagccCCGTCGACCCCGTCCACCACCACCACtagcaccaccaccgccgccaacggaagcaccaccaccacaaccaaaaccacctccacctccacctccgccgatGGCACCCCTACCATcacaaccaccagcaccaccaccacaacaacaaccacaaccacggtcactgccgccgccgccgccaccaccaccatatCGTCCCTCAGCGAAGACGACCTCCGCGAGATCTTCCTCCGCCTCCCGAACCTCCGGGCCCTCATCCGCGCCGCGCTCACCTGCCGCGCATGGCTCGGCGCCGTCCGCGCCTCCCGGCCCTTCCGCCGCCTGTTCCGCGCCCTCCACCCGGCGCCGCTCCTCGGGCTCTTCATCCCAATCGACGGCAGCGCCAACCCCTCCTTCGCCCCGCTGCGCCGCCGCTCAGATCCCGACGTCACCGCCGCCCTCCGTGGCGGCGActtcttcctcacctccctccCGCTCGAGGCCGACCCATCCAAGGGCTGGAGCCTCATGGACTGCCGCGACGGCTACCTCCTCCTATGGAACATGCTCTCCCTCGCCGCCGTGAACCCCTTAACCTGGGCCGTCGACATCATCCCGATGCCCGGCGACGATGTGCAGGCCGGGAGTCGGCGCCATTTCTCCTTCCTTGGTTTCCATCTGCTGTGCTCCGACGAGCACCCGTCGTCGTTCCGCGTGGTCTGTGTCTGCTCGGACCCGCAAAGGATCCGTGCCGCCGTCTTCTCGTCGGAGACGTGGGATTGGGTCGTCCACCCGTGGGTGCACGTCGGCGGTAACCGCAGCCTGAAGTTCAATGCTGGTACGCTGGCGAATGGTTCCATTTACTGGCCTGTCGACGGTGAACCCCGCACGATTAGGATAAACACGGCCACCATGGATGTCTCCTCTGTGGATCTACCCTCTCAAGTGAAGGTGCACGGATTCAGTTTCAGTGCCGGGGACACCAAGGATGGCCAACTATGCATCGTCTATGAATCGGATTTCTTCCTTCATGTTTGGATCCGTGGCGTGGACGGTGATGGAATCGAGGTTTGGGTTCCGGACACTGTAATCGATTTGAGTGCAGAAATTGATCGGGTCACTCATGGGTTCGCTCTCGACTTGCATGGCGACCTCAAGGTTATGGAAGTTAGGTCTGGATACATCTACTTGTCCACGACATGCTTGACCCCTGCTGGCACGCTCCACTGCTGGTTCTTCTCCCTTTCCTTGGAGACCTTGGTGCTTGAGTTACTTGTCTCGGGGAAATTCGACGGTTGTGCCCATCTGTATAGTATGGCCTGGCCTCCTTCTTTGGTTGGTGATGATGGGACTCATGAAATCGAAGGTTTTAACTGA